The Geobacter sp. AOG2 genome includes a window with the following:
- the purE gene encoding 5-(carboxyamino)imidazole ribonucleotide mutase — MTVSPKVLLMMGSDSDLPVMQEACGVLRKFDIPYEMHIASAHRSPAKAMTLASEAAGRGIRAIIAGAGMAAHLAGVVAAKTTLPVIGVPMPGGALNGVDALYSTVQMPGGIPVATMAIGKAGAKNAGLFVVQILALGDERLAGALRDYRREMEDEVERKDAALQAAGREA; from the coding sequence ATGACAGTTTCACCAAAGGTCCTGCTCATGATGGGGAGCGATTCCGACCTGCCGGTCATGCAGGAGGCCTGCGGGGTGCTTCGGAAATTCGACATCCCCTATGAAATGCATATTGCGTCCGCCCACCGTTCTCCGGCCAAGGCCATGACCCTGGCCTCGGAAGCGGCCGGCCGGGGTATCCGGGCGATCATCGCCGGAGCCGGGATGGCGGCCCATCTGGCCGGGGTCGTGGCTGCCAAGACCACCCTGCCGGTGATCGGCGTTCCCATGCCGGGCGGGGCGCTGAACGGCGTCGACGCCCTTTACTCCACGGTGCAGATGCCGGGCGGGATTCCGGTGGCGACCATGGCCATCGGCAAGGCCGGGGCCAAGAACGCCGGGCTGTTCGTCGTTCAGATCCTGGCCCTTGGCGATGAACGGCTTGCCGGGGCGCTCAGGGACTACCGCCGGGAGATGGAAGACGAGGTGGAGCGCAAGGACGCAGCCTTGCAGGCGGCGGGACGGGAAGCGTAA
- the ccsB gene encoding c-type cytochrome biogenesis protein CcsB, which produces MTSSMLFNATTIAYMASMVVFFAFLATRNKAVGLTGSLLAYAGFAAQTLAIALRWKESYDIGYGHAPLSNLYESVVFFSWTIILIYMFIELKYKYRIVGAFVVPFAFLGMSWAQLGMQSGIEPLVPALQSNWLLYHVITCFLGYAAFAVACGISIMYLVKARSEEGGGGAAGGLMSMFPPIRVLDDLNYRAIMIGFPLLTLGIITGAAWANYAWGTYWSWDPKETWSLIVWFIYAAFLHARFTRGWVGKRAAWLSIIGFAATIFCYLGVNLFLSGLHSYGSSKM; this is translated from the coding sequence ATGACAAGTTCAATGCTCTTCAACGCGACGACCATCGCCTATATGGCGTCCATGGTTGTCTTCTTCGCATTCCTCGCCACCAGGAACAAGGCCGTCGGCCTGACCGGCAGCCTCCTGGCCTATGCCGGTTTCGCCGCCCAGACCCTGGCCATCGCCCTGCGCTGGAAGGAATCCTACGACATAGGCTACGGCCACGCGCCGCTCTCCAACCTGTACGAGTCGGTGGTCTTCTTCTCCTGGACCATCATCCTCATCTACATGTTCATCGAGCTGAAGTACAAATACCGCATCGTCGGCGCCTTCGTGGTCCCCTTCGCCTTCCTGGGCATGTCCTGGGCCCAGCTCGGCATGCAGAGCGGCATCGAGCCGCTGGTGCCGGCCCTCCAGAGCAACTGGCTCCTGTACCACGTCATCACCTGCTTCTTGGGCTATGCGGCCTTTGCCGTGGCCTGCGGCATCTCCATCATGTACCTGGTCAAGGCCAGGAGCGAAGAGGGCGGGGGCGGCGCCGCCGGCGGCCTGATGAGCATGTTCCCGCCGATCCGGGTCCTGGACGATCTGAACTACCGGGCCATCATGATCGGCTTTCCGCTCCTGACCCTGGGGATCATCACCGGCGCGGCCTGGGCCAACTACGCCTGGGGCACCTACTGGAGCTGGGACCCCAAGGAAACCTGGTCCCTGATCGTCTGGTTCATCTACGCAGCCTTCCTCCACGCCCGCTTCACCAGGGGATGGGTCGGCAAGCGCGCCGCCTGGCTTTCCATCATCGGCTTCGCGGCCACCATCTTCTGCTACCTGGGGGTCAATCTGTTTTTGTCCGGGTTGCACAGCTACGGCAGCTCCAAGATGTAA
- a CDS encoding cytochrome c3 family protein codes for MKNVVVALFALVAFAGTAFAAPEVIEMKKGVKFPHKAHIAAVGNCKKCHEKGPGKIAGFGKEWAHKNCKGCHAEGKKGPTSCKECHK; via the coding sequence ATGAAAAACGTTGTTGTTGCGCTGTTTGCCCTGGTCGCGTTTGCCGGCACCGCCTTTGCCGCTCCTGAAGTCATCGAGATGAAAAAAGGGGTGAAGTTCCCCCACAAGGCCCACATCGCCGCCGTCGGCAACTGTAAGAAGTGCCATGAAAAAGGCCCCGGCAAGATCGCCGGCTTCGGCAAGGAATGGGCTCACAAGAACTGCAAAGGCTGCCACGCCGAGGGCAAAAAAGGCCCCACGAGCTGCAAAGAGTGCCACAAGTAG
- a CDS encoding cytochrome c biogenesis protein ResB — protein sequence MATTDRSFVQSLWDFFCSLKLTIFLLISLALTSIIGTILPQGKLPPEYVAEISPMKFQIYSKLGFFDMYHSWWFILLLYVFSLNLVCCSIKRLPHVFKFISEPTLVLGESLRKGFSLKQELGFSASLDKGREALVEFLAKEFAAPVVTEQDGEYHLFAQKSAWCRLGVYVVHLSILIIFIGAILGSLFGYKGFAAIVEGTSVSSIQAHNGADIPLGFEVRCEKFNVSFYDSGAPKEFKSILTVLENGQPVKGLTNVRVVVNEPLTYKGFTFYQSSYGQASESSDHSFTVQSASGAPVGQFTLREGQTTTLKDGTTFKLLETTGDISQFMPNFSGPAARVEVTPKGKTAQTFIVFKNYPDANAQRGDALQFVYEGSNAKMYTGLQVAKDPGVWVVWLGCALMVCGLFIAFFMSHKRVWIVVSKGYARMYGNASKNQAAFQMQFEELSDKLKNLKI from the coding sequence TTGGCAACCACCGACCGCAGTTTCGTTCAGTCACTTTGGGATTTTTTCTGTTCACTCAAGCTCACCATCTTTCTCCTGATCTCCCTGGCGCTTACCTCCATCATCGGCACCATCCTTCCCCAGGGGAAGCTGCCGCCGGAATACGTGGCGGAAATCAGCCCCATGAAGTTCCAGATCTATTCCAAGCTCGGTTTCTTCGATATGTACCACAGTTGGTGGTTCATCCTCCTGCTGTACGTATTCAGCCTCAACCTGGTGTGCTGCTCCATCAAGCGGCTGCCGCACGTGTTCAAGTTCATCAGTGAACCGACCCTGGTGCTGGGCGAGAGCCTGCGCAAAGGTTTTTCCCTGAAGCAGGAACTCGGTTTTTCGGCGTCGCTCGACAAGGGGCGCGAGGCGCTGGTCGAGTTTCTCGCCAAGGAGTTTGCCGCTCCGGTCGTCACCGAGCAGGACGGGGAATACCACCTTTTTGCCCAGAAGAGCGCCTGGTGCCGCCTGGGGGTGTATGTCGTCCACCTGAGCATCCTGATCATCTTCATCGGCGCCATCCTCGGATCGCTGTTCGGATATAAGGGGTTTGCCGCCATCGTCGAAGGCACCAGCGTTTCGAGCATCCAGGCCCACAACGGCGCGGATATCCCCCTGGGCTTTGAAGTCCGGTGCGAAAAGTTCAATGTCTCTTTCTACGATTCCGGCGCGCCCAAGGAGTTCAAGAGCATCCTGACGGTCCTGGAAAACGGCCAGCCGGTCAAAGGGTTGACCAATGTCCGCGTCGTGGTGAACGAACCGCTCACCTACAAGGGCTTCACCTTCTACCAGTCGAGCTACGGCCAGGCCAGCGAGAGCAGCGACCACTCCTTTACGGTGCAATCCGCCTCGGGCGCTCCCGTCGGCCAGTTCACCCTGCGCGAGGGGCAGACGACCACCCTGAAGGACGGCACCACCTTCAAGCTGCTGGAGACGACCGGGGACATCAGCCAGTTCATGCCCAATTTCTCCGGGCCTGCCGCCAGGGTGGAGGTTACCCCCAAGGGTAAGACGGCCCAGACCTTCATCGTGTTCAAGAACTATCCCGACGCCAACGCCCAGCGGGGCGACGCGCTGCAGTTCGTGTACGAAGGCTCCAACGCCAAGATGTACACCGGCCTCCAGGTCGCCAAGGACCCCGGCGTCTGGGTGGTGTGGCTGGGCTGCGCCCTGATGGTGTGCGGCCTGTTCATCGCCTTCTTCATGTCCCACAAACGGGTCTGGATCGTCGTTTCCAAAGGCTATGCCCGGATGTACGGCAACGCCAGCAAGAACCAGGCTGCATTCCAGATGCAATTCGAAGAGCTGTCCGACAAGTTGAAAAACCTGAAAATCTAG
- a CDS encoding glycosyltransferase has product MDQPIISIIIPVKPGFSVTAVQRLAAADYPRDRYEVIVAEGYSPSSQRNRAVAQAQGEIVYFLDDDSLTSPGFLKVVAGHYRDPQVAAVGGPSLTPATDSILQRSIGAALASPLGGGGMRNRYRAQGVARRTDDSELILCNLSFRRERFLACGGLDERLYPNEENELLDRMRHDGAGLIHDPSLAVFRSQRPTWRLLCRQFLNYGRGRAEQTLISRRIQPASLLPALFLVYVLAVPLLVRSLAWLPLAGYGALVLLCAAVEAAKARAPGMFPRLALIYPIIHLAYGAGLWWGLLGALSGRRRTPGGEVNLRQVKGLADPPGTGG; this is encoded by the coding sequence ATGGACCAACCAATCATTTCCATCATCATTCCGGTCAAACCGGGGTTCAGCGTGACGGCCGTCCAGCGGCTGGCGGCGGCGGATTACCCGCGCGACCGGTATGAGGTCATCGTCGCCGAGGGCTACAGCCCGAGCAGCCAGAGGAATAGGGCGGTGGCCCAGGCCCAAGGCGAGATCGTCTACTTCCTGGACGACGATTCCCTGACCTCGCCCGGCTTTTTGAAGGTCGTCGCCGGCCACTACCGGGACCCGCAGGTGGCGGCCGTGGGCGGCCCTTCGCTCACCCCGGCGACCGACTCGATCCTGCAACGCAGCATCGGGGCGGCCCTGGCCTCGCCTCTGGGGGGCGGCGGGATGCGCAACCGCTACCGTGCCCAGGGCGTGGCGCGCCGGACCGACGACAGCGAGCTGATCCTGTGCAACCTGAGCTTCCGCCGGGAGCGGTTTCTGGCCTGCGGCGGCCTGGACGAGCGGCTCTATCCCAACGAGGAAAACGAACTCCTGGACCGGATGCGCCATGACGGGGCGGGCTTGATCCATGACCCGTCCCTGGCGGTTTTTCGCAGCCAGCGGCCCACGTGGCGCCTGCTCTGCCGCCAGTTCCTGAACTACGGCCGGGGTCGCGCCGAGCAGACGCTCATCAGCAGGCGCATCCAGCCTGCCAGCCTGTTGCCGGCCCTGTTCCTCGTCTATGTCCTGGCCGTGCCGTTGCTGGTGCGTTCCTTGGCGTGGCTGCCCCTGGCCGGCTACGGAGCGCTGGTGCTCCTCTGTGCCGCCGTGGAGGCGGCAAAGGCGCGCGCGCCGGGCATGTTCCCCCGGCTGGCGCTCATCTATCCCATCATCCACCTGGCCTACGGCGCGGGCCTCTGGTGGGGGCTCCTGGGCGCCCTGTCCGGCAGACGGCGCACACCGGGCGGCGAAGTGAACCTGCGGCAGGTGAAGGGATTGGCCGACCCTCCCGGCACTGGTGGTTGA